One stretch of Armigeres subalbatus isolate Guangzhou_Male chromosome 2, GZ_Asu_2, whole genome shotgun sequence DNA includes these proteins:
- the LOC134210793 gene encoding FAD-linked sulfhydryl oxidase ALR-like codes for MPSPEDHQPGTAKEAVPCRTCTDFKSWSKMQRKALSTSSKPPPSEVTTTSKPTSAETGNPPKHCPLDKDRLGRHTWGLLHTMAAYYPDEPTSQDRTNIRQFFEAFSKVYPCGYCAEDFQKELKNSPPETKSQHTLSQWLCRMHNRVNVKIGKPEFDCSKVNERWRDGPADGSCD; via the exons ATGCCATCACCGGAAGATCATCAGCCAGGGACGGCCAAGGAAGCAGTTCCATGCCGGACATGTACGGATTTCAAATCTTGGTCCAAGATGCAACGGAAAGCCCTGTCCACAAGTTCAAAACCACCTCCATCCGAAGTAACAACCACCAGTAAACCCACCTCGGCAGAAACAGGTAACCCACCGAAACACTGCCCCCTGGACAAGGATCGCCTCGGGCGACACACCTGGGGCCTGCTGCATACTATGGCAGCCTATTACCCGGACGAACCCACGTCGCAGGATCGAACCAACATTCGGCAATTCTTTGAAGCATTCTCCAAAGTGTACCCCTGCGGGTACTGTGCGgaagattttcaaaaaga ATTGAAGAACTCGCCACCGGAAACCAAGTCCCAGCATACGTTGTCTCAGTGGCTGTGTCGGATGCACAATCGGGTCAACGTGAAAATTGGGAAACCGGAATTCGACTGCTCCAAGGTGAACGAGCGCTGGCGGGACGGACCGGCGGATGGATCTTGCGATTAG
- the LOC134210798 gene encoding cytochrome c oxidase subunit 6B1-like produces the protein MAPQASTGTLPLKAAPFDPRFPNTNQTKYCYQSYLDFHRCEKVKGKGAKVCQYFKDVYCDLCPNAWVSKWEDQRAEGTFPGRI, from the coding sequence ATGGCCCCGCAAGCATCTACCGGCACACTGCCACTGAAAGCGGCTCCCTTCGATCCGCGCTTTCCGAACACGAACCAAACCAAGTACTGCTACCAGAGCTATCTGGATTTCCATCGCTGCGAGAAGGTGAAGGGCAAAGGGGCCAAGGTGTGTCAGTACTTTAAGGACGTGTACTGCGATCTGTGCCCGAACGCGTGGGTCTCCAAGTGGGAAGACCAACGCGCGGAGGGTACCTTCCCGGGGAGAATTTAA
- the LOC134210796 gene encoding cytochrome c oxidase subunit 6B1-like: MAPKPTESEALVLPLKAAPFDPRFPNQNQTKYCYQSYLDFYRCEKVKSEGAEVCQYFKNVFTDICPNAWVEKWDNQRAEGTFVSKI; the protein is encoded by the coding sequence ATGGCCCCGAAACCGACTGAGTCCGAAGCGCTAGTGCTCCCGCTGAAGGCCGCTCCATTCGATCCCCGCTTCCCGAACCAGAACCAAACCAAATACTGCTACCAAAGCTACCTGGACTTCTACCGGTGCGAGAAGGTGAAGAGCGAAGGCGCCGAAGTGTGTCAGTACTTCAAGAATGTCTTCACCGATATCTGCCCGAACGCGTGGGTCGAGAAGTGGGACAACCAGCGGGCCGAAGGTACCTTCGTCAGCAAAATCTAA